The DNA region atatcaaccgataccgatatcaaccgatatatgcagtcgtggaattaacacattattatgcctaatttggacaaccaggtatggtgaagataaggtactttgtaaaaaaatagtaaaataagataaataaattaaaaacattttcttgaataaaaaagaaagtacaacaatataaaaacagttacatagaaactagtaatgaatgaaaatgagtcaaatgaagtgttaaaggttagtactattagtggagcagcagcacgcacaatcatgtgtgcttacggactgtatcccttgcagactgtattgatatatattgatatataatgtaggaagcagaatattaataacagaaagaaacaacccttttgtgtgaatgagtgtaaatgggggagggaggttttttgggttggtgcactaattgtaagtgtatcttgtgttttttatgtggatttaattaaaaaaaacaaaaacaaaaaaaacaataccgataataaaaaaaaaactataccgataatttccgatattacattttaacgcatatatcggccgataatatcggcaggccgatattatcggacatctctaatttacacTGTAtggaaaacattttgaaaaggaatttgacctttgcaacctcattatactattggctaagttttatattcataaaagtaagtttctcaatacctgacctggttttttgtgcctttaaaaaagaattagaactctacgttaaaacactctctacgtCTAACAAGCagaaagctgtgaaaacgatgatgctgtgttccacattttaattatttactgaaattgtgtGAGCTTTACACTTTGTTTGTTATTagagataatatcggactgccgatattatcaagcgattaatgctttaaaatgtaatatcggaaattatcggtatcggtttcaaaaagtaaaatgtatgactttttaaaaggccgctgtgtacacggccgtagggagaagtacagagcgccaataaaccttaaaggaccGCCTTTGCGTACcgagcccagtcacataatatctacggcttttcacacacacaagtgaatgccatgcatacttggtcaacagccatacaggtcacactgagggtggccgtataaacaagtttaacactgttacaaatatgcgccacactgtgaacccacaccaaacaagaatgacaaacacattccgcaccgtaacacaacagaacaaatacccagaaccccttgcggcactaactcttccgggacgctaaaatatacaccccccccccgctaccccctacaacccccccccccaccttaaCCCCGGCCACCtcggtatcaggattatctcagggagagcatgtcccaaattccaagctgctgttttgaggcatgttaaaaaaaataatgcactttgtgacttcaataataaatataaaattgagttgatttattttggaaaaccttgttacattgtttaatgcatccagaggggcatcacaacacaattaggcataataatgtgttaattccaccactgtatatatcggtatcgcttgatatcggaatcggtaattaagagttggacaaaaaaatggcaaaaaagccattattggacatctctatttgttatacatacatatacatacatatacatatatatatatatatatatatatatatatatatatatatatatatatatatatatatatatatatatatatatatatatatatcattctattttagttactttgcatttacaaccccctggcgctgttttgtactgttttggtacttactttgattattatttctcaactgtttctaaatgttgaaatttatgaataaaggtttataaaattctaaaaattaaataaaaataaaaatacaaataataaaacatccTACATGTTAAGTCAATTGTTTGtacatgttgaaatttataaataaaggtttttaaatgtaaaaaaaaataaaaaaatacatgtcacataactatatatatatatatatatatatatatatatatatatatatatatatatatatatatatatatatatatatatatatatatatatatatatcacgttACTATTAGAGCACGCAACCATCTATTTACTTCTGAGCAGCCAATGAGAATGCAACTCAGATATCACGTGACGTAATCAAAAAACCACAGTCTGAGAGTTACACTTTCTGGACAAGGTACAATTTGACAACAAACCTGCTGCGTGTTGTTCATCCTGACGTTTGTTGAAAAGAGCGTCCAGTTGTTGACGTTGTCGctcgttctcctcttttgttctagaaagttcctcctcgtattctgctatcgttctttctaacGCTACAAATATTTCTTCCACAGCAGCAGTTAGTCGCTGCTTCACCAACACTCTCAGCATTTCTACTttgcacattttcacactttacacgCACACTTAGCGACGTGTCGATCACTTCCGCTTTGTCTCTTTCTCAGCAGCTAGCCAgctaagctaacaagctaagctagccCGAGAAGCTTCGGAGTGACGCTGAGACAAATGTTGCCCAAACAGAAATCAACAACTTACGGACACGTTCGCATAACATTGAGAgaaatacaacaacattattgtcGTCTTGCTAACTTCAAATCCTTTCGTCGCAACCTTATGGAAACTTGTGCTGTAAAATGGCGATTGGCGCATGCGTAGTACATGTTGCTAACAAGCTAATATAGCCTAAGCTGAGCCAAATTGTGTTTACAGTAATTGATTATCTGAGTATAGAAAAgaaaaaagaggacaaatatgGTGATAATTTAGTCTTGTTGCCTTTTTCAACCTTACCTAAAATGGCAGTACGAAATGGAGACCAACGCATGCGCAGTAGCCATTCTTGTGCTTCGCTTTAATGGCAGGTCGCCACCAACGTTATTAGGTGTATAGCACCATCTAGTGTACTGGAGTTTGAATGTTTGGGCCACAGTGGACCTTTGTTGATGGAAGTTTGAAGGCTTcagttgggattttttttaaacgagcCAATTTgctagaataaaaaaaaacaaaaaaaaaaaacatgacgttTTAGGCGACGTTTCCATCAAAAATAATTGCAGCCAAAATAAAAAGGCAACAGGAGATATAAAATAGTGCAAGTGTCTTGCAAAGCTAGACTCAAAAGGCAATGGACGTTCAAGCcgccaacacctgcagtgaggaaACTAGACCACCAGAGGGCAGCATAGCACAGACAACAATGTGGCATACAGAACTATACTGTAATCACCTTGTTGTATCCTGAGACCTCACAATTAGGGAGATATTGAAAAGGACCGCTAGGTGGGGGatgcatttcaactgttccaccgtcaaaacattcctcttaattaggacaataaaatgaagttgttttttacactggaaaaattcccggttttccaggacatttttcccattcaaaatgaattggccatttttcaaacttccaccatttccacatttttcaaccgattcaaaccattccaccttcaacacatttcaccatcctggatattcaaactacccttttttcatgttcaaaaaattccaggattttccagaattcctggttttccaaagccctatttccacctttttttctggcgactactcctttcacatttttcaacgcatttcagacgttccaccgtcaaaacattcctcttaattaggacaaatatatatgtatgtatataaccgtaattcactgaaatgcaagtatttcatatatatatatatatatatatatatatatatatatatatatatatatatatatatatatatatatatatatatatatatatatatatatatgtataaatatatatatatatataaaatacttggatttcaagtatttctgatatatatatatatatatatatatatatatatatatattatatatatatatatatatatatatatatatatatatatatatatatatatataagaaatacttgaatttcagtgaattacagctatatatatatatgtatatgtatacatatatatatatataataaatacttgaatttcagtgaattacagctatctatctatatatacatatatatatacatatatatatatgtgtatatatatatatatatatatatatgtatatatatatatatatatatataatatatatatatatatatatatatatatgtatatatagatagatagctgtaattcacttaaattcaagtatttattatatatatatatatatgtatatatatatacatatatatagctgtaattcactgaaattcaagtattgcttttatatatatatacatatatatatatatatatatatatatatatatatatatatatatatatataaaagaaatacaattCAAGTattgcttttatatatatatatatatatatatatatatatatatatatatataaaagaaatacttgaatttcagtgaattacagctatatatacatatatatatatatatatacacatatatatatatatatatatatatatatatatatatatatatacatatatatatacatatatatatatatatacatatatatatatgtatatatatatatatatgtgtatatatatatatatatatatatatatatatatatatatatatatgtatatatagatagatagctgtaattcactgaaattcaagtatttattatatatatatatatatatatatatatatatatatatatatatatatatatatatatatatacatatatatatagctgtaattcactgaaattcaagtatttcttttatatatatatatatatatatatatatatatatatatatatatatatatatatatatatatatatatatatatatatatatatatatatataagaaatacttgaaatccaagtatttttaatatatatatatatatatatatatatatatatatatatatatatatatatatatatatatatatatatatatatatatatatatatatatatatatatatataaaagaaggaggatagggatgatgtttgttaagaaatgATCAATGTCGATGCCATTAGCGAATCCTCTTATCAGACTGATTCCTTATGgactccagataggttgttgtgtgtaggaaaagcggacgtgactgaggacagaatgcggccgttaaagggtgaaggtttcaggtgagagaggacgctaaaggcacgcccccaatgttgttgtccgggtggaaatcgggagaaatccgtgagaatggttgccccgggagattttcgggaggggcactgaagttcgggaatctcccgggaaaatggggagggttggcaagtatgtgttataTATAGCAGGTGAAACTTGTACAATAGGAGATGGAACCGCTTCAGTTGCATTTTACTTAACTATATACACAATAAACATTTGTTTGGCAACTTGAAGTTATTTTTTAATCCAATACACAAACTTTTATGGATTGTGTTGCAAGTGGCATACAAATGTGGTTATTTACACTATTTGTCATTGGTTTAAACAAGTGCTTCTCTATTATTTTATGTTACGTCCCCCCAGGAAGTAGAACATATGTTGCCCCCCCTTCCCCTTCCCCCTCCACTCTCTATCGCGACTGTAAAcagaaaagccaaaagcagtgaagttgtcacgttgtgtaaaaggtaaataaaaagagaatacaacaaatcctttccaacttatattcaattgaatagactgcaaagacaagatatttcatgttcacactgagaaactttgctatttttttgcaaataatcatgaacttagaatttaatggcagcaacacattgcaaaaagggcatttttaccagtgtgttacatggcctttccttttaacaacactcagtaaaggtttgggaagtgaggagacacatttttgaagtggaattctttcccattcttgcttgatgtacagcttaagttgttcaacagtctcccttctcatattttagctgccacacattttcaatgtctggactacaggcaggccagtctagtacccgcactcttttactatgaagccacgctgttgtaacacctggcttggcattgtcttgctgaaataagcaggggcatccatgataacaacatatgttgctccaaaagctgtatgtacctttcagcattaatggtgccttcacagatgtgtaagttacccatgtcttgaccactaatacacccccataccatcacacatgctgcctttaacACTTTCACCCTACAAcagttcggatggttcttttcctctttggtccggaggacacgacgtccacagtttccaaaaactatttgaaatgtggactcgtcagaccacagaacactttcccactttgcatcagtccatcttagatgagcttgggcccagcgaagcgtttctgggtgttgttgataaatggcgttgcacagtagagttttaacttgcacttacagatgtagcgaccaactgtagttactgacagtggttttctgaagtgttcctgagcccatgtggtgatatcctttacacactgatgtcgctttttgatgcagtactgcctgaagtATCgacggtcacgggcattcaatgttggttttcgcccttgccgcttacgtgcagtgatttctccagattctctgaaccttttgatgatattacggagcgtagatggtgaaatcactaaattccttgttgagaaatgttgttcttaaacaatttgctcaggcatttgttgacaaagtggtgaccctcgccctgtccttgtttgtgaatgagtgagcatttcatggaagctgcttttatacccaatcatggcacccacctgttcccaattagcctgttcacctgtgggatgttccaaataagtctttgatgagcattcctcaactttctcagtcttttttgccacttgtgccagcttttttgaaacatgttgcaggcatcaaattccaaatgagctaatatttgcaaaaaataacaaagtttgccAGTTCagtatcttgcctttgcagtctattcaattgaatacctattaaattgttataagtacacctctgcataacattataATCTTATTAACCGTGAAGAAAACAACAAACTGGTCTTTCCACGTCTCCCACTGTAGTCACAGTGAAGCAATACGCTTTGCTCATATTCTAGTACGGCAAAAAAGCAAGTTTCCCCGaggtcaccccccccccccccccacctgaaATCGCACCAAGTCCCCCAGGGGGGCCCGCTCCAGTATTTGAGAAGGGCCGGTTTAAACAAACGTCTTTTGGCTTCTTCAGCTCTTTCCagggtgtgttctcatgtgcgacGTCAAGCCTGCTTTAACAGAGAACCTTTGACCGCAGACTGAGCAggcaaaaggtttctctccagtgtgtgttctggtGTGAGTTCTCAGGTGTGTCTTTTGAGAGAAGTTTTTGCCACAAAATAAGCACTTGAAAGGTTTCTCGCCAGTGTGTGTCCTCGTGTGTTCCGTCAAGGACCCTTTCAGAAGGAAGGCTTTGCCGCACACCGGGCAGGTAAACGGTTTCTCACCGGTGTGTCGTCTCATGTGTCGGGTCAGCGCTGAATGATGGCGGAAATGTGTGTCGCACACCGAACAGGAaaatggtttttctccggtgtgcgtcCTCGTGTGTGCTGTCAAATTTATCTTCTGCAAAAATGTCTTGCCGCAAACGGAGCAAATGAACGGTTTCTCTCCTGTGTGACTTCTTAGGTGTCGTTTCAGGTTACTGCTGTCActaaaagttttgtcacagtgagcgCATGGAAAGCGGGTGTTGTCAGCGTGACACGTCTCGTCAGCTTTagcctcctcatcatcatcagtgtcagcaGAGTGAGAGGTCATGTTGTCGCTATCTGaaagtggagctaagagcttgtctgcttgtgatcctccaccatcaccttctgttgtcatgtgttgtgcggcgctgctgcttggaggctccgcctctctcttctcctcatcatcttcactcttcacaacgACGCCAATCACTGGGAACTTAATGTTGTCCGCTTCCTCCAGGCCTTCAATCTTCTCTTCGTCCTCCTCCTCTTTG from Entelurus aequoreus isolate RoL-2023_Sb linkage group LG02, RoL_Eaeq_v1.1, whole genome shotgun sequence includes:
- the LOC133630185 gene encoding zinc finger protein 135-like: MCKVEMLRVLVKQRLTAAVEEIFVVLERTIAEYEEELSRTKEENERQRQLLDALFNKHQQADIERIKEEEDEEKIEGLEEADNIKFPVIGVVVKSEDDEEKREAEPPSSSAAQHMTTEGDGGGSQADKLLAPLSDSDNMTSHSADTDDDEEAKADETCHADNTRFPCAHCDKTFSDSSNLKRHLRSHTGEKPFICSVCGKTFLQKINLTAHTRTHTGEKPFSCSVCDTHFRHHSALTRHMRRHTGEKPFTCPVCGKAFLLKGSLTEHTRTHTGEKPFKCLFCGKNFSQKTHLRTHTRTHTGEKPFACSVCGQRFSVKAGLTSHMRTHPGKS